The sequence CCGCATGGATTTTGAGGAATGGGCCGACGTTTATAAAAAGCTGATTTACTGGGAGCTTGAGCTTGACCAGTCGCAGGATAGAAGCATGGGCGAGGTGATGAACATGCAGAAAAGTGAAGCGAATTCTACGTTCTGCAAGTTCGTGATCGACAATTATGAAGACTGGCTAAATGACCCAAAGGCCGAAAGTCCTGTTATGTCCCACCAGTTGATGCGTAAAAAAGTATTTCCATTACTGGATCAGGCCAGCAACGGAAACACCGGTCCCTTATTTTTTATCCTGATCGATAACCTGCGCTATGACCAGTGGAAGGTGATTGAGCCGCTGTTGAGCGACTATTTTACGGTCGAAGAAGAATCGTCATACTACTCCATTCTGCCAACCACCACCGGATTTGCGCGTAATGCTATTTTTTCGGGAATGATGCCCAGCGAAATGGAGCGTAAACATCCTGATCTGTGGGTTAACGACGATAGCGAAGATGAGGGTTTGAATAACCATGAAGACGAATTTTTGCGTCGGCAGCTTGAGCAAAGCCGTCTGAATGTAAAAATGTCGTACCATAAAATCCTGAATGTCAATCAGGGAAAATCGCTGGTCGATAACTTCAATAACTTGTTGCAGAATCAGTTGAACGTAGTTGTCTACAACTTCGTCGATATGCTCTCGCACGCCCGCACCGACATGGCGATGATTAAGGAACTGGCTCCTGATGAGTCGGCTTATCGGTCGATAACGCGGTCGTGGTTTCTGCATTCTCCCCTGCTGGAGTTCATCCAGAAAATTGCAGCTAAAGGCGGACGCCTTATCATCACGACCGACCATGGCATGATTCGGGTTCAGAAACCCGCTAAAATTGTTGGCTATCGCGAAACGAACACGAACCTGCGCTACAAACAGGGTAAGAACCTTGGCTTCGATGACAACCACCTCTTTGTGGGTCGTAAGCCTGAGCGGTTATTTCTACCCAAGCCACACGTTTCGACCGCCTATGTTTTCACGCTGGAGGACTATTTCTTTGCGTATCCGAACAACTACAACTATTACGTCAATCACTATCGGAACACCTTCCAGCATGGGGGTGTATCGCTCGAAGAGATGATTATTCCGTTTGCCTATCTGACAGCCAAGCGGTAAAACAATACGTTGACAAAAAAAGCCATCCGACCCACTGGATGGCTTTTTTTGTTTATTACCATTGCCGACGTAAACCAACCCTTAGCCCCATGCTCTTTGCCAGCAACTGTCCCTGATCTGCCGCAAGGGCTACTGAAAGCACGCTATTGTGCAATGCAGGTAAGGGAATATTGGCGGTTAACATCCCCGAAAATTGGTTCTCAGCCGACCGAAAAGGAGTTGAATAGGTGCCAAAATTCTGGCTGTAGGAAAACCGCCCGGTCATGCTAATTTGGTTTTTTATAGAGGCTTCGAATGCTGCGTAATAGGCAATAACCCGATTACTGGGAAAGTAAAATTCACCCGGCTCCGATGCAGATGACAGCATGGAACGCGGTATCAGAAAGGGTGTGCCAATGGTTTGCCCAAAATAAGACCAGCCTTCCACATACTGGGAATGGTTGTAATAGTTGTCGGCTCCTTTATAGGCTTGCCCAGGGGCCGAAAAATAAGGCCCCGATTGATCGCTGGTCAGTAATACTTCGCCCAATAAGCGATGCCATGTCCAGAAACGATTGCCAGCCGATTTTGCCTGTCGGTTGAGCCATCGCAAACCGTATAAACCGTCGGGAGCATTGCGCCAACTTAGACCACTGGCATCTTCGTAGGGATGTTGGTGGTAAATAAACCACGATGAGGCTGGTAAGATCAGGCTCAGTCCAATGTCAATACTGCCCAGATGGTTGCCAATTCGATTGGCCGCGTCGAAACTTGTATAGCGAATATTACCTAAATCTTTGGGAATAATTCCCAGTACGACACTCTTTAGGTAATCCCCGAAATTGGTCGTTAGATGACCATCAACGGCAAAGGGAGAGTTTTTAAGGTAATCGGCATAGCCTCCCCATTGTACTTCGTGATTCAGACCTACGATTAGGTGGAGTCGGGATGAAGGGCGCCCCAATTTCAGGAAAATTGCTTTCTGATGCAGGTTTACGCCCCGTATGTAGGGAGCGTTGAACCAACCATGCGTAAAGCTTCCCTTAACGGCCACCACGTTTCCCAGAAAAGGCAACGGAAAAAAATCAGGAAGAACGAACTGAATCTGTGGTATTGGCAAGGCATTGCCGGACACCGAATACGAACCGGATGAAAGAACTGTATCAACCAGGCCAATAATCTGCTGACGTCGTCCGCCCCAGAGCTCAAACCGGCCAAGCCGGACTTTTAGATAAGCTTCCGGCAGCAAAACCTGCCGGGAATTGGGTGATAAGGCACTCTGCGACAGATTCCCGACGGTTTTGACGCCGAATCCCCAATCAACGAAGGGCTTACGGAGCGAATCGGTCTGTTTATAGTTGCGACAGATACCCAGTTGCAGGCTAATGGCTGGTGTGTTAGGAGGTACTACACCCCACTGGTTTGTGCGTAGCCAAAAGGGTATTTGTGACGCATTGGCCCCATACATGCTTAAGTCGGCAGAACCAGTTAGCGAAGACCGCTGAGCCCGTAGCGTATGCGAAGTCAGTAAGCCAACGAGCAGTAGCGCCCAACCATAAAAACCATGCATAATCACGAAAACTACAGTACTTTATGTCAATCTGCAACAGAAGTGATTATTCATCTTGCCAATTTCATAATAGCTTAATAATGAGCAGTATTAAGTAATATTCAGGTAATATGACAGCCTTAGCTTTGTGTAATTATCTCTTGCTTATTTCTCCCCTCATGAACGTAAAGCTACCCCCTCTTTCCCGCGCAGTCTGTGGAGTATTTATTAGTGGTTTAGTATTGGCAGGCTGCCAGGATGAACTTAACCAGATCGATGGCTTCACCTATCCGGCATTTGTAGAAGCCAGTAACCCCAAAACGCTATCGACAGCGCCCAACGGGACAACGATTTACAATGGTGGATATGGTTCGTCGATTGCTCCATCCCTCAACGATCCATCTGTGTTTTATCTGCTCACCGATCGAGGGCCTAATGCTGCGGGTGTTCAGGCCAATTCCATTATTTTCGGTAAAGCCGACTTTACACCTCAGATTGGTAAATTCCGGATTGTGGGCGATCAGATTGTGTTGGAAGAAACGATTTTGCTGAAAAATGCCAGCGGTCAGCTTCTGACGGGATTGCCGAATCCGGTTGGACAGGGTAATACGGGCGAAATTGCCATCGACCTGAATGGGAAAACCATTTCGCCTGATCCAGATGGTATCGACTCCGAAGGATTGGTCCTGATGCCGGATGGTTCATTCTGGATAAGCGATGAATATGGGCCTCACCTGGTACACGTTGATCCAACAGGAAAGACCATTGAGCGTGTCAATCCCTTTGGGACTGGAACCGGTGGGCGGATCATGCCGAAAGTGTTTGCCCGTCGCCGGCCGAATCGCGGTATGGAAGGGTTAACGATTACGCCTGACGGAAAAACGCTGGTTGGCTTAATGCAGTCACCCCTATACAATCCATCATCGGCGGCTGTCGCGAACTCAACTGTTCTTCGGATACTTACATTCGAAATTGCCACGGGTGCTACCAAACAATACGTTTATTTGATGGAAGATCCCAGTCTAACTGGCTGTAGTGAAATTGCTGCCATAACCAATACAACTTTCCTGGCGCTGGAACGTGATGGTGATTACGGTGGTAATCCAGCCAAACCGGCCAAATTTAAACGGGTTTATAAATTCGATCTGGCCGGAGCTACCGACATTTCCGATTCGTTCAATGGCGATGGGGGCAAATTGTATAACGGTATGACGGTTGACCAACTGAAAGATAAAGCGGGCCTGACAGCGGCTGGCATCGTACCTGTTTCGAAAACGCTCGTATTTGATCTGATCACCGACATTTCGCCGGTGTATCCACACGACAAAGCAGAAGGAATAGCGTTGATTGGTCGTAATCGACTGGCTATTTCCAACGATGATGATTTTGGCGTATTGGATGACGGTAAAAATGGCTTTACCACCAAACTGTTGCCCGCTACCGGTCAGGTCGATAAAAACCGGATTTACTTCGTGACGTTGAAATCCGCATTACGATAAACTACTGTAATCAGGAAGCCCCGAAGCTAAATGTATAGCTTCGGGGCTTCTTCGTTATTTTCAGGAGCCTTTACGGCTATAAATTCTTCTGCCAGCGTTCTCTGAGCGCGAGTTGTTGCGGAGTCGCCTGAGGGTTTGGCTCGAACACATAACGGTTTACTTCGGGAATCTCCTGCATGGTGGCTTTGATAGTTACGGGTTGCCCATTACGCCGAACGGTCAGCTCATAGGGATCGCCCGCTTTGAGTCCGCGAATCTGTTCCCGGATTGTCGGGAGCGTTGATTGATCGATCGTTTGCTGATTGAACGCGATCCATTCGTCATTTTCCTGTATACCAGCCTGACGTAGTGGCTCACTCACCTGTTTCAACCGAAGGGTATCATTCACCGGAATCGGTCTCATGCCCAGTGAGGGCAGCTTTTTACCGGTAGCAAAAACGGGCTTATACAAAATTCCGACTTTACCGAAGTATTCCTGAAGGGGCAAATGTTCGGCATTCTTGACATATCGATTGAAGAAATCGGTGATTTCCGGATAGGTTTTCTGCGCGAAAATGTCGAAGAATTCCTTGTCGGGAAATGGGCGATTTGGACCGTAGGTAGTTGTTAGCTCATTGATTACTTCCCGAAGGCCGCGCTGCCCACCCGACAACTCAAGGAGCCGGATATCGAGCAGACCGGCCACCAGAGCACCCCGGTTGTAGATGTTGCCATATTGTTTCTGACCTTCGGGTGTATAGCACGTCAGTGCGAGTTTTAACAAGCTGTAGGTCGTGTCCAACTGCTGATCGATCTTTACTTTCTGACTCAGTTCGTCGCAGTAAGCAGGCAGATCTGTCAGCCCACCCCGTAGCCGCATGGCCCCATTGGCCCATTCCGTTACCCCTTCGTACAACCAAAGATGGGCGGAGGGGGTAGGGGTAACAAAATTGAACTGCTGGATCAGTTCGCTATGAATATTTAATGGCGTAACAACGTGAAAAAATTCATGGGCCGCAATGGACGTAACCGTTTCGGCCAGGCGCGGAGAAAAGGGAGTTTCCTTGAAAATGTATTCCGAACTATAGGAATGTTCCCAGGCTCCCCAGCTCTCATCCTCAAAATGGTATAAAAAGGTATAGCGTTTTACGGGCAACGTTTTCAAAAACTTTCCAGCTGCCTGAAGCATCGACTGCATGCTGTTGAGCAATTGCTCGGACGTGACCTGATCGGTTTTCGAGTAGGTGTACATCTCAACGGCCGCTCCGCCCACCGTAGTTTCGGCGCGGGTCAGTCGGCCCAGCAGAATAGGCGAATCGACAATGCGGTCGTAGCTATCGGCCAGAAAATACCCTTCCTTGTTCTTTTCAAGTGCCGTTCCTACGGTCCACTCCATTGGGTAATTGATTTTTACGGCCAGCGGAGTTGCCTGCATGCCCTGCGGAAAACCAAACACGCCCTGCCCATTTATAAGGGCATGATCCTGCTCGATCGAGGTGCCGCACATTCGGTAAATGACATCTTTCTTGACGGGGGTATCCCAGGTTTCGGCAATTTGATAGCGAATCTGGCGTACCTGAGTAGGTTGCTCAATTTTCCATTGATTGGTCGAAACCTGCTCGGTTTTCAACTCCTTGCCTTTTTTATCGAATGCCTGAAACGAACGGACAAAACGGCCAATATCCATGACCTGATAGGTGCCTGGTGCTGTCGATGCAAATTGATAAACAGCGTTTTCTGGCTTTAATCCCTCTACATGAAGAGTAACTTTAAACTGATCATCGGCCCGGTTGTTCAGGTCAACCTCGTAGACCAGAGGGGCTGGTCCGGCTGCCCACACAGGCGTTGTCAATGAGGAGCAAGCCAGCAACAGTGCGCTCCAAACAAAATTGTTCATAGTACGTGAAAGAAAGCTATATCGAGTACTCAAAAAAATACGTAAAAAGTAAACATACGCAATCTTGCTGGCTTCGTACCTTAAAACTAGGATGAGAGGAGAATAGGCTGGATTTATGGATACCTCCCTGTTACTCAGTATGGGCGTAGCTAGGGAAAAAATTAAAAGAACAACCACTTTCGCCGGTACAGCTTCGGCAAGTCGGTCTCAAACCAGGTATACGGGTCCTGATAGAAGCGAAGAAAGTCTGGTACACTGGCCTGTCCCGGATAAGGCGCATAGTAATGGGTTTGGCTACGAGCATCGTTTCGCCAGACCAGCACATACGTTAATCGAATCTTTTCTGCTTTTAGAGCTTTCAACAGGGTGTTGCTCCACCAGGTTGTATCGGGAATTGACTCAAGGCCTGTTTCCGTAAAAGCGGCCAGCTTTCCGGCTTTCCTGGCATAATCTGACACAATTTTTAGTTTTTGACTACCGGCGTTGATGTTATAGCGGCCATTTCGGCCAAAGTCGGCGTAATTATCCATACCTACCAGATCGACCCACTCGTCGCCCGGATACCGCTCCAGGTAGTCGGCTTCCGTTTTGAACAGGCAATCGGGCGAAAAGGCATAGAGAAAATTATGAACCTGAAGACTATCGCGCAGATAGGAGACCGTAAAGCGCCAGAGTGACACAAAATCCTCTTTCCTGCAATGCGGTTTGCCCCACCAGAACCAACCACCATCGAACTCGTGGTAGGGCCTGAAAATCATTGGCGCGAGCTTACCATCGTTCCCTTTCACCGAATTGGCCAGACTACCAATGGTTTTTAAAATTTCCTTGTACTGCTCATGGTGCGATCCCCCCGGAATCAGTAAAGCCACAGCGGGTGCCGAAACCGTATCGACCCAATAGAACCCACCTTTAGAAGCCGGATTGGTAAAATGCCAGGCAACAGTTGTCACTCCTCCACGATTATAAGTGTCCACAATCTGCTTACGGAGCGTTTCTTTGGCTTTTTCTATAGCTGCGGGTGGTCTACCCGATAGTCCGCTGAAGTCGACGCCGATTACGGCAGGATGTGAACCCGTTACTGATTTAACGTCTGAGCGGTTCGGATCGCCAGACCAGCCATAACCATATTCTGTCGCATGCTGATGTCCGAAAAGAATATGCTTTTTGGCGAGTTTTCGCAGATTTTGATAAAGGGAAGCTGTTTCTTTTGTTGCCTTTAGGTCAAGCGGTTTGTTGGGGTATGTTTGGGCGTTTATGGTACTCGGGAACAGGATCAATAAACTAATCAGTAAGCTCACCCAAGCCGACTGTATACGTTCTTTTTCCATGGATCTTCGGTTAACGAAAATTCAAATCACTACCATTTGGAGCCATTTTCAATGATTATCTGAATAAATGGATCATAAACTAGTAGAATCCCTAAGCTGTTGAGACAAAATAAAGAACGGATCAAGCTCCAGTCTTTCTCAAAAACAAAAAGCCTCTTCTGCTAAAAGAGGCTCATCCAAGTCAATAAAAAAATAATTACCCACCCAGTTCCACGACCTGACCGTCCTGACAACGCAGCACGCGGGCCGGATACTTATTGAGCAGTTCGTAATTGTGGGTAGCCATGAGCACCGCTGTTCCGGCGTTGTTGATGGCTTGAAAAACCTTCATAATCTGATCCGAAACTGCTGGGTCGAGGTTGCCGGTAGGTTCATCGGCGATTAGAACGAGGGGTTCGTTCAGCATGGCACGGGCGACAACAACCCGTTGCTGCTCGCCCCCCGAAAGCTGGTGGGGCATTTTTTTCTGAGCGGTTCCGAGGCCAACCTGCATCAACACATCGGCGATGCGGTTATTCATATCGGCTTTGTTCGACCAGCCGGTTGCTTTCAACACAAACCGTAGATTTTCTTCAACCGTGCGATCAGGAAACAGCTGAAAGTCCTGAAAGACAATACCAATTTTACGGCGTAGAAAAGGAACATCGCGGGGTTTAAGCTTTTCGAGCGAGTAGCCCGCTACGAAACCCTTTCCATTCTGAAGCCATAAATCGGCGTATAGTGTTTTTAGTAAGGATGTTTTCCCGCTGCCCGTTCGGCCGATCAGATAAGCGAAATCGCCTTTATTTATCTGAAACGATACATCGCCCAAAATCAGTTTGCTGCCCTGGTAGATGTCCGCGTGGTCTAGACTAAGAACGGGTTCTGTAGAAAACATAGATTTGGTTATCAGTTATCAGTCGCTACTCGTAGCTGATCTGTTTAAATCAGTAACGAGTAGCGGCTGATAACTATTTTTTTACTTTTTAACCGGTAAGTTAGCCTTTTCGTGGTCAGCCAGGAATTTAGCCAGACCGCTGTCGGTCAGTGGGTGATTGAGCAGTGATTTAATAACGCTCAATGGAGCTGTCATAACATCTGCTCCGATTTCAGCACACTGAATAACGTGCATCGGGTGACGTACTGAAGCGGCCAGCACTTCGGTAGTGAAACCGTAATTTGTGAAAATAGTTACGATTTGCTCGATCAGGGCCATACCGTCGGTCGAGATATCGTCTAACCGGCCTACGAACGGCGACACGAACGACGCGCCTGCTTTAGCAGCCACCAGTGCCTGACCTGCTGAGAAAATCAGCGTACAGTTGGTACGAATGCCTTTTTCTGAGAAATATTTGATCGCTTTTACACCATCGGCGGTCATTGGAACCTTTACCACGATATTCTCGTCGATTTCGGCCAGTTCATCGCCTTCTTTAATCATCTCATCGTATTTGACCGAGATAACTTCAGCGCTTACATCGCCCTCTACAATTTCGCAGATTTGTTTGTAATGGCGCATCACGTTGTCTTTGCCGGTGATACCTTCTTTGGCCATCAACGATGGGTTGGTCGTGACGCCGTCGAGAACGCCCATGTCCTGAGCCTCGCGAATGTCGGCCAGATTGGCCGTGTCAATGAAAAATTTCATAGTTAAACAGAATTAAGTAGGTCGGTAAGCTGGTAAGCCCGGAAGCTAAAAGGAACGGATACATAAAATATACGCGGCCTTATTAACTTACTGACTTACTGACTAGGTTCGTACCATTTTGAATTTTGCAGGCGTGAAGGTACGTATCTTTACCCGTTCTGGCTTTATATTGTTTGGTAATCAGGTGCGTAAAATCATCAAGTGCGTCTTCTCGTACCAGATTAATGGTACAGCCGCCAAAACCCCCGCCCATCATTCGGGCACCCAGTACACCGGGATGTTCGCGGGCAATGTCGACCAGGGCATCCAGTTCGGGGCAACTCACTTCATACCACTGGCTGAGCCCCTCGTGTGACCCATACATCAACTGGCCAAATGTTTTGATATCACCCGCTTCTAAAGCAGTTACCCCGTCGAGCAGCCGTTGGTTCTCCTGCACTACGTAAGCGCACCGGCGATAGATTAACGGTTGGGCATTTTTTAGATGCGTGTCAAGCATGGTCATCGTCACATCACGCAGGCTGTTGATTTCGGGATAAAACGTTTTCAGAAACCGAACACCCGCTTCGCATTCAGCCCGGCGCGTGTTGTATTCGGAAGTAACTAAAGAGTGTTTCACCCGGGAATCGCACAGAACGATACTGATTCCGTCCATTTGCAGGGGGGCATAGGTGTATTCCAGCGAACGGCAGTCCAGTTTAATAACATGATTGGCCTTTCCCATCATGCTGGCAAACATATCCATAATACCGACCTTGGCACCAACGAAATCGTTCTCGGCTCGTTGCGATAGTTTCAGGAGCGTTATCCGATCCAGGCCCAGATCGAAGAGCTCATTAAGGGCAAAACCGACGCCATTTTCCAGTGCTGCCGACGATGATAGACCTGACCCCATAGGAATCGTTCCGCCAAAAACACAGTTGAAGCCCCGGATAGGCTGACCTAATAACCGGAACTGGGCAACTACGCCCACAAGATAGTCAGCCCAGGTATGCGTTGAGGTAAGCTCATTTAGTGTGCCGCGATAGGTTTTATTCAGATCGTAAGCAACAAAATGGAGTTCGTCGTCGTCGCGTGGACCAACAGCCAGATAGATCGCTTTGTCAATGGCGGCAGGCAGTACGAACCCTTCGTTATAATCTGTATGTTCACCGATAAGATTAACGCGGCCAGGAGAGCAGATCAGGATCGGATCGGAATGGAACGCGTCCTGAAACGACGCGGTAAGTTGGCTAAGCAGGTCCATGTTGGGTTTAAGGAATTTAGCGGTCTGATACAGCTAACCCGCATAACCCGCTAAACAAATTAATTGCTCCCGCGAAACTAATACACAGCAGGACGGAAACAAAAAATGGCAAACCAATGTCTCACCGCTACGACCACCTACCCTTGCTTCGGTCAAGACCTGGGGGATTCAGCAGGAGCTGGTAGCACCGATTTGCCGATGCAAAGTTAAGCAATTGTTAGTCAAACGACCAAATTTCGACAGTACCTTTGCGCCAAAATACATTCGTGATGAAGAGTTCTTTTTATAGTTTTTTTTGTACGCTGTTCATTATCAGTGCCTGTACCTCGGCAGATAAAACGATTGAACAGGGAAGAGATTATTTAAAACAGGGTAAGTTTCGGGAAGCAGTACAGGTATTGAATCAGGCTGTGGAAGCCGATGCTGGTAATGCCGAAGCGTTTAACTCGCGCGGTGTCGCTTATTTTGAGCTTAAAGAATACGCCAATGCAACGATGGACTATGATCAGGCCATAAAGCTGGATCCGAACTTTTATCGCCCTTATTACAATCGGGGCTTGTTGAAGGTTGCTCAGAACGATCTGCCGGGAGCGTTGAAAGATTATTCTGACGCCATCCGGCTGGCTCCTGATACGAGTCGCGGCATCAGTGCAGAAATTTTTCTGAATCGGGGTCAGTTATTTGCAGCACAGGGGCAGATTCAACCCGCCCTGACCGATTTTTCACAGGCTATTTCATTAGATCCGAAGAATGCGCTGGCTTTATATAATCGGGGCAATCTGCGCTTCCAGCAAAAAGACCTTGCTGGCGCTACGATCGATTTTCAGCAGGCTGTACAGGCCGACCCAAAATTTGGTAAAGCCTTTTATGGATTAGGTATAGCCCAGATCCTGCAAAACGAGCGCGAAGGTGGTTGTTTGAGTCTGAAACAGGCACAAAATTTGGGTTATGCTGATGCGGCTAATGCCGTGGCCGAATATTGTCGCTAATTAATCAATAAGGTAATCTGAGATTGAGGAATGAAGTGCCAGCCAAAGCGTTAGTTTATCGATCACCAGAATTGCCTGTTTATCCGAATTTCCAACTCACTGTATGCGTAAGATTCTTGCTATCATTTTTGGGCTGCTTTTTGTTTTGTTTGCAGCCTTCCAGTATAACGATCCTGACCCGGAGGTCTGGATACCGATCTATGGATTGGCCGCTGCGGCTTGTTTTATGGCCTATGCGGGTGTAGCTCGCTGGTGGTTTCTGGTCATAATGGCTCTGTTTTACGTAATCGCAGCTATTTATCAGTGGCCTCCCGTGTTTGAGGGATTCCTGTTCAGCGAAGTCGGTATGCGGAGTATGAACATAGAAATGGCGCGCGAAGCGGGTGGACTGGCTATCTGTGCGGCAGTTATGTTATTGCTGGCATTCTTATCGCGTCAAGCTACTCCACGACCATGAAACTTATCGAGTGTCCGCGCGATGCAATGCAGGGGCTTGCCCATTTCGTGCCTACGGATCTGAAAATCCGTTATCTTAATGCGCTGCTGCAAGTGGGCTTCCACACGCTCGATTTTGGCAGCTTTGTGTCACCGAAGGCTATTCCACAGATGCGTGATACGGCCGACGTACTGGCGGGGCTGAATCTGGCCAATACCCAGACTAAATTGCTGGCTATTGTCGCCAATGTTCGGGGAGCCGAGCAAGCGACGAATTTTGCTGAAATTAAGTTTCTAGGTTTTCCGCTTTCAGTGTCCGAAACGTTTCAGCAACGAAACACCAACAAGTCGGTAGCACAGGCATTTGTGGAGGTCGGGGAGATGCAAAAACTATGTGTACAGACCCAGAAAGAACTGGTTGTTTACCTGTCTATGGGGTTTGGTAATCCTTATGGCGATCCGTATAGCACCGAACTCGTTACTGATTTTAGCGGCCGACTGGTCGATATGGGTGTTCAGATCATTGCTCCTTCCGACACGGTTGGCTCATCGACGCCGGAAGCGATTGAAAGGCTGTTCAGCCAGTTGCTGGCTAGCTTCCCCGACGTTGAATTTGGGGCACATCTTCATGCTGTGCCGGGGGAGGCTCCTGCCAAAGTGAAGGCCGCACTTCGGGCGGGTGTTCAGCGTATCGATGGTGCCCTAC comes from Spirosoma aureum and encodes:
- the galK gene encoding galactokinase; translation: MDLLSQLTASFQDAFHSDPILICSPGRVNLIGEHTDYNEGFVLPAAIDKAIYLAVGPRDDDELHFVAYDLNKTYRGTLNELTSTHTWADYLVGVVAQFRLLGQPIRGFNCVFGGTIPMGSGLSSSAALENGVGFALNELFDLGLDRITLLKLSQRAENDFVGAKVGIMDMFASMMGKANHVIKLDCRSLEYTYAPLQMDGISIVLCDSRVKHSLVTSEYNTRRAECEAGVRFLKTFYPEINSLRDVTMTMLDTHLKNAQPLIYRRCAYVVQENQRLLDGVTALEAGDIKTFGQLMYGSHEGLSQWYEVSCPELDALVDIAREHPGVLGARMMGGGFGGCTINLVREDALDDFTHLITKQYKARTGKDTYLHACKIQNGTNLVSKSVS
- a CDS encoding tetratricopeptide repeat protein, whose product is MKSSFYSFFCTLFIISACTSADKTIEQGRDYLKQGKFREAVQVLNQAVEADAGNAEAFNSRGVAYFELKEYANATMDYDQAIKLDPNFYRPYYNRGLLKVAQNDLPGALKDYSDAIRLAPDTSRGISAEIFLNRGQLFAAQGQIQPALTDFSQAISLDPKNALALYNRGNLRFQQKDLAGATIDFQQAVQADPKFGKAFYGLGIAQILQNEREGGCLSLKQAQNLGYADAANAVAEYCR
- a CDS encoding transmembrane 220 family protein yields the protein MRKILAIIFGLLFVLFAAFQYNDPDPEVWIPIYGLAAAACFMAYAGVARWWFLVIMALFYVIAAIYQWPPVFEGFLFSEVGMRSMNIEMAREAGGLAICAAVMLLLAFLSRQATPRP
- a CDS encoding hydroxymethylglutaryl-CoA lyase yields the protein MKLIECPRDAMQGLAHFVPTDLKIRYLNALLQVGFHTLDFGSFVSPKAIPQMRDTADVLAGLNLANTQTKLLAIVANVRGAEQATNFAEIKFLGFPLSVSETFQQRNTNKSVAQAFVEVGEMQKLCVQTQKELVVYLSMGFGNPYGDPYSTELVTDFSGRLVDMGVQIIAPSDTVGSSTPEAIERLFSQLLASFPDVEFGAHLHAVPGEAPAKVKAALRAGVQRIDGALRGFGGCPMAADELTGNLPTEDIIEALTNEGVSLNLNQDAFQKALTLSAAIFI